In Ammospiza nelsoni isolate bAmmNel1 chromosome 22, bAmmNel1.pri, whole genome shotgun sequence, a single window of DNA contains:
- the SLC45A1 gene encoding proton-associated sugar transporter A — protein sequence MMIPPSAASPVSDAALLSGAASQELWRSSAPGYPGLPTRHISHRANNFKRHPKRRKHIRPSPPPPPNTPCPMDLVDFGDLQPQRSFLELLFNGCILFGLEFSYAMETAYVTPVLLQMGLPDQLYGMVWFISPILGFLLQPLLGAWSDRCTSRFGRRRPFILVLAVGALLGLSLMLNGKDIGSALSDSENNHKWGIILTVCGVVLMDFSADSADNPSHAYMMDVCSPVDQDRGLNIHALLAGLGGGFGYVVGGIHWDKTSFGKAVGGQLRVIYVFTSIVLTIATVLTLVSIPERPLKSSNRKKKVMKSPSLPLPPSPPFFFEDNVNENSASHNSAHLHASFTSPVSPMSPLTPKYGSFISRDNSLTGLNEFASSFGTSNIDSVLIDCFTGGHNSYMTLPASLSRQPVSVSFPRVPDGCYHGANGILEQGESSLTSGCDSDVLRVGSLDAIKPRSSGILKRPQTLAIPDAVTGHCPENNRRRNVTFSQQVANILLNGVKYESELNEPGEASEQPLSVKLLCSTICHMPKALRNLCINHFLGWLSFEGMLLFYTDFMGEVVFQGDPKAPHNSDEYQKYNTGVTMGCWGMCIYAFSAAFYSAVLEKLEERFSTRTLYFVAYLAFGLGTGLATLSRNVYVLLSLCATYGILFATLCTLPYSLLCDYYQSREFVGSQSEGTRRGMGVDISLLSCQYFLAQILVAVAMGPLTAAVGSASSAMYFSSLVSFLGCLFSSLCVTYELLPPEELPPLEEQRPLLPRARNQ from the exons ATGATGATTCCACCATCTGCAGCAAGCCCTGTCAGTGATGCTGCACTCCTGTCAGGCGCGGCctcccaggagctctggagaTCATCGGCCCCAGGCTACCCTGGGCTGCCCACACGGCACATCAGCCACCGGGCCAACAACTTCAAGAGACACCCAAAGAGGAGGAAACACATCAGGCCCTCACCTCCACCCCCACCCAACACTCCCTGTCCCATGGACCTGGTTGACTTTGGGGATCTCCAGCCTCAGAGGTCTTTCCTGGAGCTCCTGTTCAATGGGTGCATTCTCTTTGGGCTTGAATTCAGCTATGCCATGGAAACAGCCTATGTaacccctgtgctgctccagatGGGGCTCCCTGACCAGCTGTATGGGATGGTGTGGTTCATCAGCCCTATATTAG GGTTTTTGCTACAGCCTTTGCTGGGagcctggagtgacagatgCACATCAAGATTTGGGAGGAGAAGACCTTTCATTCTGGTTTTAGCAGTAG GAGCATTGCTTGGGCTCTCACTTATGCTGAATGGCAAAGATATAGGGAGTGCCTTGTCTGACTCTGAGAATAACCACAAATGGGGGATCATCCTTACAGTCTGTGGTGTTGTCCTCATGGACTTCAGTGCAGATTCAGCAGACAATCCCAGCCATGCCTACATGATGGATGTGTGCAGCCCAGTGGATCAGGACAGGGGCCTCAACATCCACGCTTTGTTAGCAG GTCTTGGAGGTGGCTTTGGTTATGTTGTTGGAGGAATACACTGGGATAAAACCAGTTTTGGAAAAGCTGTAGGAGGGCAACTCCGTGTCATCTATGTCTTCACCTCAATTGTACTGACCATTGCTACTGTGCTGACTCTAGTTAGCATTCCAGAGAGACCCTTAAAGTCCTctaacaggaagaaaaaggtgATGAAAAGTCCAAgtcttcctctccctccttctccacctttcttCTTTGAGGACAATGTAAATGAAAACTCTGCTTCTCATAACTCAGCTCACTTACATGCAAGTTTTACGAGTCCTGTTTCCCCCATGAGCCCACTCACGCCAAAATACGGGAGTTTTATCAGCAGAGACAATTCCTTGACAGGACTTAATGAGTTTGCATCATCCTTTGGGACATCAAATATTGACAGTGTGCTTATAGACTGTTTTACAGGAGGGCATAATAGTTACATGACACTTCCAGCTAGTTTGTCCAGGCAGCCTGTCAGTGTCAGCTTCCCTCGGGTGCCTGATGGCTGCTACCATGGAGCAAATGGAATTCTGGAGCAAGGGGAGAGCAGCTTAACATCAGGGTGTGACAGTGATGTGCTGAGAGTGGGCTCACTGGATGCAATAAAGCCACGGTCATCAGGGATCTTGAAAAGACCTCAGACCTTGGCCATTCCAGATGCTGTAACAGGACACTGCCCAGAGAATaacagaagaagaaatgtaACCTTCAGCCAGCAG GTTGCCAACATCCTGCTGAACGGGGTCAAGTACGAGAGCGAGCTCAACGAACCGGGCGAGGCCTCGGAGCAGCCCCTGTCTGTGAAGCTGCTGTGCTCAACCATCTGCCACATGCCCAAGGCTCTGCGAAACCTCTGCATCAACCACTTCCTAG GGTGGCTTTCATTTGAGGGGATGTTACTCTTTTATACTGACTTCATGGGAGAGGTGGTGTTCCAAGGGGACCCAAAAGCACCTCACAACTCAGATGAGTATCAGAAGTACAACACTGGGGTCACCATGGGCTGCTGGGGAATGTGCATCTATGCATTCAGTGCTGCTTTCTATTCAG CCGTGCTGGAGAAGCTGGAGGAGCGCTTCAGCACACGGACCCTGTACTTTGTGGCCTATTTGGCCTTTGGGCTGGGCACGGGCCTGGCCACGCTCTCCAGGAACGTTTacgtgctgctgtccctgtgcgCCACCTACGGCATCCTGTTCGCCACGCTCTGCACGCTGCCCTACTCGCTGCTCTGCGACTACTACCAGAGCCGGGAG TTTGTCGGCTCGCAGTCGGAGGGCACTCGCCGTGGCATGGGCGTTGACATCTCGCTGCTGAGCTGCCAGTACTTCCTGGCACAGATCCTCGTGGCCGTGGCCATGGGGCCGCTGACGGCGGCcgtgggcagtgccagcagtgccatgtACTTCTCCAGCCTCGTGTCCTTCCTGGGCTGCCTCTTCTCGTCCCTCTGTGTCACCTACGAGCTGCTGCCCCCCGAGGAGCTGCCGCCCCTGGAGGAGCAGCGCCCGCTCCTGCCCCGAGCACGGAACCAATAA
- the MRPS16 gene encoding small ribosomal subunit protein bS16m, producing the protein MTSSPWTPTPSNHRAASFRLRHLCAPRAGRAAAMVQLGSRLLRGRGGHVVIRFALGGCTNRPFFRIVAANSRRARDGKYLEQLGCLDPLPNAHGEKVAGLNLERLRYWLGCGAQLSRPAEKLLGLAGFLPLHPMTVTGAERLRRRRQRERQTEAAPAEGSAETRTDTGTAP; encoded by the exons ATGACGTCATCCCCATGGACTCCAACTCCCAGTAACCACCGCGCTGCTTCCTTCCGCTTACGTCATCTGTGCGCGCCGCGCGCGGGCCGTGCCGCCGCCATGGTGCAGCTCG GGAGCCGCCTCCTGAGGGGCCGCGGCGGCCACGTCGTGATCCGCTTCGCGCTGGGGGGCTGCACCAACCGCCCGTTCTTCCGCATCGTGGCGGCCAACAGCCGGCGCGCCCGCGACGGGAAGTACCTGGAGCAGCTCGGCTGCCTGGACCCGCTGCCCAACGCGCACGGCGAGAAGGTGGCGGGGCTCAACCTGGAGCGGCTGCGCTACTGGCTGGGCTGCGGCGCGCAGCTCTCCCGGCCCGCCGAGAAGCTCCTGG GGCTGGCGGGGTTCCTGCCGCTGCACCCCATGACGGTGACCGGCGCCGAGAGGCTGCGCCGGCGGCGACAGCGCGAGCGGCAAACAGAGGCTGCGCCTGCGGAGGGCTCGGCCGAGACCCGAACCGACACCGGAACCGCGCCCTGA